In Prochlorococcus marinus str. MIT 1214, one DNA window encodes the following:
- a CDS encoding RNA recognition motif domain-containing protein, whose amino-acid sequence MSIFVGNLPFRAEQEDVIELFSPFGEVANCSLPLERDTGRKRGFAFVEMADEAVEASAIESLQGAELMGRPLRINKAEPRGSAPRRGGGGGYGGGGQGGGYGGGGYGGGGYGGGGQGGGYGGGGYGGGGQGGGYGGGGQGGGYGGGGQGGGYGGGGQGGGYGGGGYGGGGQGGGYGGGYGGGGYGGGGQADQSAQDRPSGAKGWEDRSHGNASQDENGFDQGRSRRRRGASPEGGDDSTADYGGAES is encoded by the coding sequence GTGAGTATTTTTGTCGGCAACTTACCCTTCCGCGCTGAGCAGGAAGATGTCATTGAATTGTTTTCTCCCTTTGGGGAGGTGGCAAATTGTTCTTTACCTTTAGAACGAGATACAGGACGCAAAAGAGGTTTTGCTTTTGTTGAGATGGCTGATGAAGCAGTTGAAGCTTCTGCAATTGAATCTCTACAAGGTGCTGAGCTTATGGGTCGTCCTTTAAGAATCAACAAAGCTGAACCTAGAGGGAGTGCTCCCAGGAGGGGCGGCGGCGGCGGTTATGGCGGCGGCGGTCAAGGCGGCGGCTATGGCGGTGGCGGCTATGGCGGTGGCGGTTATGGCGGCGGCGGTCAAGGCGGTGGTTATGGCGGCGGCGGTTATGGCGGCGGCGGTCAAGGCGGTGGCTATGGCGGCGGCGGTCAAGGCGGTGGCTATGGCGGCGGCGGTCAAGGCGGTGGCTATGGCGGCGGCGGTCAAGGCGGCGGCTATGGCGGCGGCGGTTATGGCGGTGGCGGTCAAGGCGGTGGCTATGGCGGTGGCTATGGCGGCGGCGGTTATGGCGGTGGCGGTCAAGCTGATCAATCAGCTCAAGATAGACCTTCTGGAGCTAAAGGCTGGGAAGATCGTAGTCATGGCAACGCTTCTCAAGATGAAAATGGCTTTGACCAAGGTCGTAGTAGAAGAAGAAGAGGTGCTTCGCCTGAAGGGGGAGACGATTCTACTGCAGATTATGGTGGCGCAGAATCTTAA
- the argH gene encoding argininosuccinate lyase codes for MEKALSKTWSDRFDKGLNPFIEKFNASIEFDICLLEEDLDGSIAHARMLGIQGIITKEEAIKLENGLEQIRKESSDGLFKPSISDEDVHFAVEKKLIDLIGPLGKKLHTGRSRNDQVGTDLRLWLRKRIDEIDLDLERLQRSLFLLAEQNLHTLIPGYTHLQRAQPLSLAHHLLAYVEMAQRDRNRLKDVRKRVNISPLGAAALAGTSIAINRKITSSELGFQDFYSNSLDAVSDRDFVVEFLGASALIMAHLSRLSEEVILWASEEFAFIQLTDRCATGSSLMPQKKNPDVPELVRGKSGRVYGHLQAMLTMIKGLPLAYNKDFQEDKEAIFDSVKTVKNSLIATSILFEEGLIFRKEKLNQAVSSDFSNATDVADYLVAKEIPFREAYQLVGLIVKTSLQEGILLKDIPLKRWKTFHEFFEKDIFEKLLPSSVVGSRLSAGGTGFARIEEQLILWREKLFK; via the coding sequence GTGGAAAAAGCATTGAGCAAAACTTGGAGCGATAGGTTTGATAAAGGACTTAATCCTTTTATAGAAAAATTTAATGCTTCAATTGAGTTTGATATTTGTTTGTTAGAGGAAGATTTGGATGGATCAATTGCCCATGCACGTATGTTAGGAATTCAAGGGATTATTACTAAGGAAGAGGCTATTAAATTAGAAAATGGTCTCGAACAGATTAGGAAAGAGTCCTCTGATGGGTTGTTTAAGCCTTCTATTTCGGACGAAGACGTGCATTTTGCAGTAGAAAAAAAATTAATAGATTTAATAGGTCCCCTAGGTAAAAAACTTCATACCGGTCGAAGTCGTAATGATCAAGTTGGTACAGATCTGAGATTATGGCTAAGAAAGCGTATTGATGAAATTGATTTGGATTTGGAACGTTTACAGCGATCTCTTTTTTTATTGGCAGAGCAAAATCTTCATACGCTTATTCCTGGTTATACTCATTTACAAAGAGCACAACCTTTATCTTTAGCGCATCATTTATTGGCATATGTTGAGATGGCGCAAAGAGATAGAAATAGATTAAAAGATGTGAGAAAACGAGTTAATATTTCTCCTTTAGGAGCAGCTGCTTTAGCTGGAACTTCTATTGCGATAAATAGAAAGATTACTTCTTCAGAATTAGGCTTTCAAGATTTTTACTCTAATAGTTTAGATGCTGTAAGTGATAGGGATTTTGTCGTAGAATTTTTAGGAGCCTCAGCCCTAATTATGGCTCATTTAAGTAGATTATCCGAGGAAGTAATTTTATGGGCGTCTGAAGAATTTGCATTTATTCAGTTAACAGATCGATGTGCTACTGGAAGTAGCCTTATGCCTCAAAAAAAGAATCCTGATGTTCCAGAACTAGTTCGAGGTAAATCAGGGAGAGTATATGGACATTTACAAGCTATGTTAACGATGATCAAAGGGTTACCTTTGGCTTACAATAAGGATTTTCAAGAAGATAAAGAAGCAATCTTTGATAGTGTTAAAACAGTTAAGAATTCGTTAATTGCGACATCAATATTGTTTGAAGAAGGTTTGATTTTTAGAAAAGAAAAACTCAACCAAGCTGTTTCTTCTGATTTTTCAAATGCGACTGATGTTGCAGATTATTTAGTAGCCAAGGAGATACCATTTCGAGAGGCTTATCAATTAGTTGGGCTCATAGTTAAGACTTCTTTGCAAGAAGGGATTTTACTAAAAGATATTCCTTTGAAGAGATGGAAAACATTTCATGAATTTTTTGAAAAAGATATTTTTGAAAAGCTTTTGCCTTCAAGTGTTGTTGGGTCCCGCTTGAGTGCCGGTGGTACTGGATTTGCGAGAATTGAAGAACAGCTTATTTTGTGGCGAGAAAAATTATTTAAGTAA
- the dusA gene encoding tRNA dihydrouridine(20/20a) synthase DusA, whose amino-acid sequence MISNSLKTNEIANYRLSIAPMMDCTDRHFRVLMRHITKKSLLYTEMIVAQALHYSKNRNKLLDFDEIEHPISIQLGGDNPNLLGEAAQMAEDWGYDEINLNIGCPSPKVKSGNFGACLMGEPKTVANCLEKMKKSCNIPITVKHRLGIDYLDSDNYLMQFVDSCSIAGADRFIIHARKAWLNGLNPKENRTIPPLQYERVEKLKNNRPELIIELNGGINTIDDCINALKVFDGAMVGRAAYSHPFAWRQIDSMIYGQQQENLSRSEIIRKVIPFAEKHLKNEGRLWQISKHIINMIENIPNAKILRQELSKKSQTKDADISILKKIAQQLEDAGH is encoded by the coding sequence ATGATTTCCAATTCTTTAAAAACAAATGAAATAGCTAACTACAGGTTAAGTATTGCTCCAATGATGGATTGCACAGATAGGCATTTTCGTGTACTCATGCGGCACATCACAAAAAAATCACTTCTATATACAGAAATGATTGTGGCCCAAGCACTTCATTACAGCAAAAACAGGAATAAATTATTAGATTTTGATGAGATTGAACATCCAATTTCAATACAACTTGGAGGGGATAATCCAAATCTTTTAGGTGAAGCGGCTCAAATGGCTGAAGATTGGGGATATGACGAAATTAATTTAAATATTGGATGCCCAAGTCCAAAAGTAAAATCTGGCAATTTTGGAGCTTGTCTTATGGGAGAACCAAAGACAGTGGCCAACTGCTTAGAGAAAATGAAAAAATCATGCAATATCCCAATAACCGTCAAACACAGACTTGGTATTGATTATCTCGACAGTGATAATTACCTCATGCAATTTGTTGATAGTTGTTCAATTGCAGGAGCAGACAGATTCATAATTCATGCAAGAAAAGCTTGGCTAAATGGATTAAATCCAAAAGAAAATAGAACAATTCCACCTCTTCAATATGAAAGAGTAGAAAAATTAAAAAATAATAGACCTGAATTAATAATTGAACTTAACGGCGGAATTAATACAATCGATGATTGTATTAACGCTCTGAAAGTATTTGATGGAGCAATGGTTGGTAGAGCTGCATACTCACATCCATTCGCTTGGAGACAAATAGACTCAATGATTTACGGACAACAACAAGAAAATTTATCTAGATCAGAAATTATTAGAAAAGTTATTCCTTTTGCTGAAAAACATTTAAAAAATGAAGGACGTCTTTGGCAAATTTCCAAACACATCATAAATATGATTGAAAATATACCTAATGCAAAAATTCTAAGGCAAGAGTTAAGTAAAAAATCTCAAACGAAGGACGCTGATATTTCAATTTTAAAAAAAATTGCCCAACAACTTGAAGATGCTGGGCACTAA